Proteins encoded together in one Thalassotalea crassostreae window:
- a CDS encoding AraC family transcriptional regulator, whose protein sequence is MQILDYQHSVIRSLLHMLIQTLEEAGESVDSLRQYIELVDAQDLLAQCGRVKGSSFLPILSMIIDNPRKPFLALNMVNNYRPVTLNALGPLCYSCKTVEENVELLIKHCTMVSTGSVVRTIKTEDNWFVYAESTHGKLSETNMQFAWVCLMYAHFKFSISPDFVFHKVCFSTAKPQQKYVDQIQKVFNTEIEFDAPMTGFYLTKGQLEIEQIGYDPQIYDVNQKLVEEYTKRFEHFELPTRIYSNIIDLMKKGVFSKEAIARELGMSTRSLSQKIKQFGLNYRDISENARMTLAKEYLSNLDLKLVEVAEKLCFSENSNFTRSFKAHTGETPREFRSKLKNESV, encoded by the coding sequence TTGCAAATACTTGATTATCAACATTCAGTGATTCGTTCACTACTGCATATGCTTATTCAAACACTGGAAGAAGCAGGTGAAAGTGTCGATTCATTGCGCCAATATATTGAATTAGTTGATGCTCAAGACTTACTTGCACAATGTGGTCGAGTTAAAGGTAGCTCGTTTTTGCCTATTTTATCAATGATTATTGATAATCCTCGAAAACCATTTTTAGCATTAAATATGGTCAATAATTATCGACCGGTAACGCTTAATGCGCTTGGTCCTTTATGTTATTCCTGTAAAACTGTTGAAGAAAATGTCGAATTGCTGATAAAACACTGCACAATGGTTTCAACGGGGTCAGTAGTAAGGACAATAAAAACGGAAGATAATTGGTTTGTATATGCTGAATCTACCCATGGAAAGTTATCTGAAACAAATATGCAGTTTGCGTGGGTTTGTTTAATGTATGCACATTTTAAATTCAGTATTAGTCCTGATTTTGTATTCCATAAAGTATGTTTCTCTACTGCTAAACCTCAGCAAAAGTACGTCGACCAAATCCAGAAAGTATTTAATACAGAGATAGAGTTTGATGCACCGATGACTGGATTTTATTTAACCAAGGGCCAGTTAGAAATAGAGCAAATTGGCTATGATCCTCAAATTTACGATGTTAATCAAAAGCTTGTAGAAGAATATACGAAGCGCTTTGAACATTTTGAATTACCGACCCGAATCTATAGTAATATTATTGATCTAATGAAAAAGGGCGTATTTTCAAAAGAAGCGATAGCTCGCGAGTTGGGAATGAGTACCCGAAGCTTAAGTCAAAAGATTAAGCAATTTGGCTTAAATTATCGTGATATTTCTGAAAATGCCCGTATGACTTTAGCGAAAGAATACTTATCCAATTTGGATTTAAAACTCGTTGAAGTTGCTGAGAAATTATGTTTTTCAGAAAATAGTAATTTTACCCGCTCTTTCAAAGCTCATACAGGTGAAACGCCAAGGGAGTTTAGAAGTAAACTGAAAAACGAGAGTGTATAA
- a CDS encoding helix-turn-helix domain-containing protein: MKLEASIQTKRYLFILEAFKKIYNEQINDTDQELAELLEQYINADDISVSGRKYIKNIVHRWGKTNLNVAMQLNFAKPINPALFGVFGLCVGSATTLRCFFEQWAEFGRILFTFNTTTFLEGDTVATLTFHPDADVVEENIHYQTIQGGIAASLSNLRTVSSASFSPDKIVLPSGISQKSRDAISELAGCPVETTEENIGQLIINKSRLSTLLPAGDSQCNLAYYQLAARRLIDVAPDNMVYKVRSWFIDTIISNNIDHADIVKDLGLSIEFIKEKLVEHNSDINKVKSSVLPTLARHLLQQQGVQIKEIAFKLGYTSASSFNKAYNRWTGHSPADYRKSYIERINNLKF; this comes from the coding sequence ATGAAACTTGAAGCATCAATTCAAACAAAACGTTATCTTTTTATTCTAGAAGCGTTTAAAAAAATTTATAACGAACAAATTAATGATACCGATCAGGAGCTTGCTGAGTTATTAGAACAATACATTAACGCCGATGATATTAGCGTAAGTGGACGCAAATATATTAAAAACATCGTTCATAGATGGGGAAAGACTAACCTCAACGTAGCAATGCAACTTAATTTTGCCAAACCAATAAACCCAGCTTTATTCGGTGTGTTTGGTCTTTGTGTAGGTTCTGCGACTACATTACGCTGCTTCTTTGAGCAATGGGCTGAATTTGGCCGTATCCTATTTACCTTTAATACCACTACATTTTTAGAAGGCGATACGGTTGCGACGTTAACCTTCCATCCTGATGCTGATGTTGTTGAAGAGAATATTCATTACCAAACAATACAAGGCGGTATTGCAGCGAGTTTATCTAATTTAAGAACGGTATCTAGCGCAAGCTTTAGCCCTGATAAAATTGTTTTACCAAGCGGTATCAGTCAAAAATCGAGAGATGCTATTTCCGAATTAGCTGGCTGTCCGGTGGAAACTACTGAAGAAAATATTGGCCAACTGATCATTAATAAAAGTCGTCTATCGACTCTATTACCGGCCGGCGATAGCCAATGTAACCTTGCCTATTACCAGTTAGCGGCAAGACGCCTTATTGATGTTGCTCCAGATAACATGGTTTACAAAGTCCGCTCGTGGTTTATCGATACCATAATTAGCAATAATATAGACCATGCAGATATTGTTAAAGACCTCGGCTTAAGTATAGAATTTATTAAAGAAAAACTTGTTGAGCATAATAGTGATATCAATAAAGTAAAGAGCAGTGTCCTGCCGACTTTAGCAAGGCACCTACTACAACAGCAAGGTGTACAAATTAAAGAAATAGCCTTTAAACTCGGTTACACCAGCGCCAGCTCTTTTAATAAAGCATACAACCGCTGGACCGGTCATTCCCCAGCCGATTATCGGAAATCTTATATTGAGCGTATAAATAACCTAAAATTTTAG
- a CDS encoding acyl-CoA dehydrogenase family protein yields the protein MNFDLTMEQQMIADMAADLAKKYDPEYWREMDENKQYPKEFMEEIGSLGFFGLPLEEKWGGADAGLTDVALAMEALCRGGGGGGPALGYLFGLLGNLSVAHHANDEQKSKYLPAFAAGEKTCAFALSEPNAGTNSLNIETFAKKEGDDYIINGGKWFITNIDNTDAVLVVARTSKKEDVKNKAAGISLFLVDLPCEGISYTPIDKHGYHYYKSFQVFFDNVRVSKDCLLGEEGKGFYQLLGTLNPERILIASGACGTAKLALEHAIEYAKERNVFGQPIGAHQAVQHPLAAAYAKVEAAWGQVLKAATLYDDGKSDKDVGDVANMAKWLAAEAALEATHHAMQTLGGCGFAREYHVERWFRECQLFRLAPVTQQMTLNYLGEHVLGLPRSY from the coding sequence ATGAACTTTGATTTAACCATGGAACAGCAAATGATCGCCGACATGGCTGCTGATCTTGCAAAAAAATACGACCCAGAATACTGGCGTGAAATGGATGAAAATAAACAATATCCAAAAGAGTTTATGGAAGAAATTGGCTCGCTAGGATTCTTTGGTTTACCACTTGAAGAAAAGTGGGGTGGTGCTGACGCTGGTTTAACTGATGTAGCACTTGCCATGGAGGCTTTGTGCCGCGGTGGCGGTGGCGGTGGTCCAGCGCTTGGTTACTTGTTTGGCTTATTGGGTAATTTATCTGTGGCTCATCATGCTAATGATGAACAAAAATCTAAATATTTACCGGCATTTGCAGCTGGTGAAAAAACCTGTGCTTTTGCTTTATCAGAGCCTAACGCTGGTACGAACTCATTAAACATTGAGACTTTTGCAAAAAAAGAAGGTGATGATTATATAATAAATGGCGGCAAGTGGTTTATTACTAACATAGATAATACTGATGCAGTATTGGTTGTTGCTCGTACTTCGAAAAAAGAAGACGTAAAAAATAAAGCGGCGGGTATTTCACTATTTCTAGTAGATTTACCCTGTGAAGGGATCAGTTATACGCCAATAGATAAGCACGGATATCATTACTATAAATCCTTCCAAGTCTTTTTTGATAATGTAAGAGTATCTAAAGACTGCTTGTTAGGTGAAGAAGGAAAGGGCTTCTATCAATTACTAGGCACCTTAAATCCAGAGCGTATTTTAATTGCCTCTGGCGCCTGCGGTACCGCTAAACTTGCACTTGAACACGCGATTGAATACGCAAAAGAGCGTAACGTATTTGGTCAACCTATTGGCGCCCATCAAGCTGTTCAGCATCCTCTTGCTGCGGCGTACGCTAAAGTAGAAGCTGCTTGGGGACAAGTACTGAAAGCCGCTACCTTATACGACGATGGCAAATCTGATAAAGACGTTGGCGACGTAGCGAATATGGCAAAATGGCTTGCTGCAGAAGCTGCTTTAGAAGCAACGCATCATGCGATGCAAACCTTGGGCGGCTGTGGATTTGCTCGCGAATATCATGTTGAACGTTGGTTTAGAGAGTGTCAGTTGTTCCGTTTGGCCCCGGTAACACAACAAATGACGTTGAACTATTTAGGTGAACACGTTCTTGGTTTGCCGCGTTCATATTAA
- a CDS encoding acyl-CoA dehydrogenase family protein: MDFSLDEMQTIAVDGFKKFLQAEIKPIADEYRDKYIPTELAKDIQKKLAPFGVVNGFLPEELGGFDMDAVTQGLLMHELARVSPDIAITTLIYFASGKMVAGTPEPLRSIYLDKFLECDLIASVAISEPGTGSDISSATCRAKPDGADHFVINGEKMWISSGDYSDFMYVLANVTEGDETGLAVFLVDREEHGYETTNIDKTALNSQSTAQVFFDNCRVPRENMVAAPGQGLKMLLTLLQSSRPIVGLMAMGIAQAAFDEALQYSLDRVQFGKPIAAKQIVQEKLATMYTQIEAGKLMAFKALHSIDMKKRSDIDAAMAKWYCTDLACEIVDEATKIHGGNGVTREFPVEYMARAAKVFRVTEGTNEIQKLMIGRAITGLSAF; this comes from the coding sequence ATGGATTTTTCATTAGATGAAATGCAAACTATCGCCGTTGATGGTTTTAAGAAATTCTTACAAGCAGAAATTAAACCAATCGCTGACGAATATCGTGATAAATATATTCCAACTGAATTAGCCAAAGACATCCAAAAGAAACTTGCACCATTTGGTGTGGTTAATGGTTTTTTGCCTGAAGAGCTTGGCGGTTTCGATATGGATGCGGTGACTCAAGGCCTACTCATGCATGAGCTTGCAAGGGTTTCGCCAGATATTGCCATCACCACCTTAATTTATTTTGCCTCTGGTAAGATGGTTGCCGGTACTCCTGAGCCACTGCGTAGTATATATCTCGATAAATTCTTAGAGTGTGATCTAATCGCATCTGTCGCTATATCTGAACCAGGCACTGGCTCTGATATTTCTTCAGCGACTTGTCGTGCAAAGCCAGATGGTGCTGATCATTTTGTGATTAACGGCGAAAAAATGTGGATATCATCAGGTGACTATTCAGATTTTATGTACGTATTAGCAAACGTAACTGAAGGCGATGAAACTGGTCTTGCTGTATTTTTAGTTGATCGTGAAGAGCATGGTTATGAAACCACCAATATCGACAAGACAGCATTAAATAGCCAATCTACCGCACAAGTATTCTTTGATAACTGCCGTGTACCTCGAGAAAACATGGTGGCAGCACCAGGGCAAGGATTGAAAATGCTGTTAACATTACTACAATCTTCTCGTCCTATCGTAGGTTTAATGGCGATGGGCATTGCCCAAGCGGCGTTTGATGAAGCACTACAATATTCTCTTGATAGAGTGCAATTTGGTAAGCCAATTGCAGCCAAGCAAATCGTGCAAGAAAAGCTAGCGACTATGTATACCCAAATCGAAGCGGGTAAGTTAATGGCATTTAAAGCACTGCATTCAATTGATATGAAGAAACGCTCAGACATCGACGCGGCAATGGCAAAATGGTACTGCACCGATTTAGCCTGCGAAATCGTTGATGAAGCGACTAAAATTCACGGTGGTAATGGTGTTACCCGTGAATTCCCTGTTGAATATATGGCGCGAGCGGCGAAAGTTTTTCGTGTTACCGAAGGGACTAACGAAATCCAAAAACTAATGATTGGCCGTGCCATCACTGGTTTAAGTGCGTTTTAA
- a CDS encoding Phenylacetic acid catabolic protein, which produces MTIEKNLMAELLCIADTEWVLGHWYTRSLMNSRNLQDATALGAMSQDTWGHTRALFRYLEEENNLPDFQIEFGRKAVEVHNMDMLDNPPQSYGDYIVTTYLAELAVWRLMATFKDGTHSDIAPMMTAFGKECYFHRLNSDGWFTLFTEAEKQEAIACIAHRLGAAIAWFGTEKASSECELLASGVRSQSVWDARQMFIKEASAKLAKVLDITEQKIEALVDSINPAERNNKRRRPEGSEMPAALWEYVVPTNEGAILARRPLSISVQDEIDLWDKPETIAFDYD; this is translated from the coding sequence ATGACTATAGAAAAGAATTTAATGGCTGAATTACTTTGTATCGCTGATACAGAGTGGGTATTAGGACATTGGTATACACGCAGCTTAATGAATAGCCGTAATCTTCAAGATGCCACGGCCCTAGGTGCTATGTCGCAAGATACATGGGGCCATACCCGTGCATTATTCCGTTATTTAGAAGAAGAAAATAACTTACCAGATTTCCAAATTGAATTCGGCCGTAAAGCGGTTGAAGTTCATAATATGGACATGCTTGATAATCCGCCGCAAAGTTACGGAGATTATATCGTTACCACATACTTGGCAGAGCTTGCAGTTTGGCGCTTAATGGCAACATTTAAAGACGGAACACACAGTGACATCGCGCCTATGATGACAGCGTTTGGTAAAGAGTGTTATTTCCACCGCTTAAACTCTGATGGATGGTTCACTTTATTCACAGAAGCTGAAAAGCAAGAAGCAATCGCCTGTATTGCGCATCGTTTAGGCGCCGCTATCGCTTGGTTCGGTACTGAGAAAGCATCATCTGAATGTGAGCTGTTAGCTTCGGGTGTTCGCAGTCAGTCGGTATGGGATGCACGTCAAATGTTTATCAAAGAAGCTTCAGCTAAACTTGCTAAAGTACTTGATATTACCGAACAAAAAATTGAAGCGCTGGTAGATTCGATTAACCCAGCAGAACGTAATAACAAACGCCGTCGCCCTGAAGGTAGTGAAATGCCTGCCGCACTATGGGAATACGTAGTTCCAACCAATGAAGGCGCTATTTTGGCTCGCCGTCCATTGTCTATTTCTGTACAAGATGAAATTGATTTATGGGATAAGCCAGAAACCATTGCGTTTGATTACGATTAA
- a CDS encoding metal-sulfur cluster assembly factor, with product MVNEQLQLINAALKEVIDPHMGVNILDMGMVRRVEATVDKGIYVGLVLPCIGCPALELMMADIRKRVGDLDGVDKVKVKVEWGHQWDRTHITEEARERAARHGYVI from the coding sequence AATGCTGCTTTGAAGGAAGTTATCGACCCACACATGGGTGTCAACATTCTTGATATGGGAATGGTTAGACGAGTAGAGGCTACCGTTGATAAAGGCATTTATGTTGGATTGGTTTTACCTTGTATTGGTTGTCCAGCATTAGAGCTGATGATGGCTGATATTCGCAAGCGTGTAGGTGACTTAGACGGTGTAGATAAAGTCAAAGTAAAAGTCGAGTGGGGTCATCAATGGGACCGAACTCACATCACCGAAGAAGCACGAGAACGCGCAGCCCGTCACGGATATGTGATTTAA